In Rana temporaria chromosome 3, aRanTem1.1, whole genome shotgun sequence, a single window of DNA contains:
- the LOC120930550 gene encoding tetraspanin-1-like, whose protein sequence is MTPSFFIIILIIFIVEIAGAVVVLAFSSLSKILIEYLGNKAGQYLREDYGLNNELTTVWNATMKEMKCCGFHGYEDFKNSTYYRNNLEFPPVCCDFKSPCQESSISHLTKGCFTAFESFLSKNGKIVGGVTLGICGLELAAMIVALMLFCQIRKK, encoded by the exons ATGACACCTTCA TTTTTCATCATCATCCTTATTATCTTCATTGTGGAAATAGCAGGAGCTGTTGTAGTGTTGGCTTTCTCTTCTTTG TCAAAGATCTTAATTGAGTATCTTGGCAATAAGGCGGGGCAATACCTGCGGGAAGATTACGGTTTGAACAATGAATTGACTACAGTTTGGAATGCAACGATGAAGGAG ATGAAGTGCTGTGGATTTCATGGATATGAAGATTTCAAAAACTCCACCTACTACAGGAATAATCTTGAATTTCCTCCAGTCTGCTGTGATTTTAAGAGCCCCTGCCAGGAGTCTAGTATAAGCCATCTGACCAAG GGTTGCTTTACCGCCTTTGAGTCCTTCCTATCTAAAAATGGGAAGATTGTCGGGGGAGTGACTCTCGGAATTTGCGGTCTGGAG CTTGCAGCCATGATTGTCGCACTCATGTTGTTTTGCCAGATCAGAAAAAAGTAA